In one window of Mytilus galloprovincialis chromosome 6, xbMytGall1.hap1.1, whole genome shotgun sequence DNA:
- the LOC143080042 gene encoding uncharacterized protein LOC143080042, which yields MYYNIVVRLIVIVSYTDVVILCLDNCTCSTSWPYIGQVTVNCSSEGLTVIPINFQSDSYFINMVDDSISKIEDGAFQNKTLSYYVGLSAFAKKDTFANNIKMISLDNLYLQSFCDCNVPFWSWLKSKAFTIDSVSCFDRDNVLLSSLQASDFDNCFYNSCHPDYCSNGGSCSQDSYSDLICSCVSSWRDALCTG from the exons ATGTACTACAATATAGTTGTTAGACTAATTGTCATTGTATCGTATACAGACGTGGTTATATTATGTTTAGACAACTGCACCTGTTCCACAAGTTGGCCTTACATTGGACAAGTTACAGTAAACTGCAGTTCAGAAGGTTTGACTGTGATCCCAATCAACTTCCAAAGTGACTCATACTTCAT AAATATGGTTGACGACTCCATTTCCAAAATCGAAGACGGagcatttcaaaataaaactttatcaTATTATGT AGGTTTGAGTGCATTTGCCAAGAAAGACACATTTGCAAATAACATCAAAATGATCAGCTTAGACAATCT ATATCTTCAGTCCTTCTGTGATTGCAATGTTCCCTTTTGGTCCTGGCTGAAATCAAAAGCGTTTACTATTGACAGTGTATCCTGTTTTGATCGGGATAATGTTCTACTGTCAAGTCTTCAAGCAAGCGATTTTGATAATTGTTTCT ACAATTCTTGTCATCCGGATTACTGTTCAAATGGAGGATCTTGTAGTCAGGACAGTTATAGCGATTTAATATGCTCCTGTGTTAGTAGCTGGAGAGATGCTTTATGTACAGGttag